A genomic window from Hippocampus zosterae strain Florida chromosome 13, ASM2543408v3, whole genome shotgun sequence includes:
- the LOC127612571 gene encoding zinc finger protein 43 gives MSTDDFQNKFASFMESVVKSTVVETTKLFETLVEELKAELSEVKTENEALKTTCRQIQDAKTLAISESVQSGRLKMHDTAVQCDLPRCPMLEVQSMELQNKQSDEEYSACTSLKDHDYESTKDVHSKPTVLRDESTHVQYVSEGTSTDGSRKSPTKSIVAHLRCDLKMGSQAERTKTTPETFNKQNMTEPKFEKGTATEPETAIEQIPISSEKPFVAEDCASKIFESPLHPRSKSTTGVTDMTETKLSPLSDCTANPCLNNAASQKLGDCHQTLGSGSTQEKQTQTSPPATITKKPSAIKLEDSPNKSKSTTLCLRSSTTKDTTATQKTKFPPESATTSDTKGSTAKKSRLNQTATVPDHDVKFQNAKKLAKAAKSKTVDKSKQTKLKKLNQAVNDYTTDETATKCPSQLMWTRAREAALLRETRSSLFQRRTSIPRSPDHSAVSPQSLSHQLTHVKASPIVSPPQLLTVPGEQLLKNQCGECGRVLSSSAALESHVSLHTGHRPFSCTLCGKSFPDSKGLKRHGRVHGNGRIHICQECGKGFVYGFGLTKHVQMVHGKIKPFVCQLCNKAFFTKRDVETHIRIHTGEKPFHCHLCEKKFVRRVELNVHLRWHNGEKRHWCPYCGKGFLDYNNLKRHKYIHTGEKPHSCPHCPKHFTQSGHLKKHVKNVHKVK, from the exons ATGTCAACGGACGATTTTCAAAACAAGTTCGCCTCCTTTATGGAGAGTGTAGTGAAGAGCACAGTCGTAGAAACGACCAAACTTTTTGAAACTTTGGTTGAAGAATTAAAGGCTGAATTGTCAGAGGTCAAGACGGAGAACGAAGCTCTCAAAACAACATGCAGACAAATACAGGATGCGAAAACCCTGGCGATCAGTGAGTCCGTCCAAAGTGGCCGTCTGAAGATGCACGATACAGCCGTTCAATGTG ACCTTCCTCGCTGCCCTATGCTGGAAGTGCAAAGCATggaattacaaaacaaacaaagtgatgAAGAGTACTCGGCGTGCACCTCACTGAAGGACCACGACTATGAGAGTACAAAGGATGTGCATTCAAAGCCGACG GTATTAAGAGATGAGTCTACGCATGTCCAGTATGTGTCTGAAGGGACCAGTACTGATGGCAGCAGAAAGTCGCCGACAAAATCCATTGTCGCCCATCTCCGGTGTGACCTCAAAATGGGCTCTCAAGCTGAACGAACAAAAACAACTCCGGAAACATTCAACAAACAGAATATGACTGAACCTAAATTTGAGAAAGGCACTGCTACTGAACCAGAGACTGCTATTGAACAAATTCCAATAAGCTCCGAAAAGCCCTTTGTAGCTGAAGATTGTGCAAGTAAAATATTTGAATCTCCTTTACACCCAAGGTCAAAATCCACCACAGGTGTAACTGACATGACCGAGACAAAATTATCCCCGCTGAGCGATTGTACGGCCAACCCGTGTCTCAATAACGCTGCCTCTCAAAAGTTAGGAGATTGTCACCAGACTCTTGGGTCAGGTTCAactcaagaaaaacaaacacaaacgtcGCCGCCTGCTACGATCACCAAAAAGCCGAGTGCCATTAAACTGGAAGATAGcccaaacaaatcaaaatcCACTACTTTGTGTCTCAGGTCCAGTACAACCAAAGATACCACCGCCACTCAAAAGACTAAATTCCCACCTGAGAGTGCAACTACAAGTGATACTAAAGGAAGCACCGCTAAGAAATCTAGACTAAATCAAACCGCGACTGTTCCAGACCATGATGTAAagtttcaaaatgcaaagaaatTAGCCAAAGCGGCAAAGTCCAAGACTGTAGACAAAAGTAAGCAAACAAAATTGAAGAAACTTAATCAAGCGGTGAACGATTACACCACCGATGAAACGGCAACCAAATGTCCTTCTCAACTCATGTGGACTCGAGCTAGAGAAGCAGCCTTATTAAGAGAAACGAGGTCGTCACTTTTCCAGAGACGGACAAGCATCCCAAGATCTCCGGACCATTCCGCAGTCTCTCCCCAAAGTCTTTCTCACCAGCTGACACATGTGAAAGCCTCACCTATTGTATCCCCACCGCAGCTTCTAACGGTCCCGGGTGAGCAGCTGCTCAAAAACCAGTGCGGGGAATGCGGTCGCGTTCTTAGTAGCAGCGCTGCTCTCGAGAGCCACGTCAGTCTCCACACCGGTCACAGACCTTTCTCTTGTACACTCTGCGGAAAGAGCTTCCCTGATTCCAAGGGTCTAAAACGACACGGCAGAGTGCACGGCAATGGGAGGATCCACATCTGCCAGGAATGTGGGAAGGGTTTTGTCTACGGTTTTGGCCTCACGAAACATGTCCAGATGGTGCATGGCAAAATTAAGCCGTTCGTCTGTCAGCTCTGCAACAAGGCATTCTTCACAAAGCGAGATGTGGAGACCCACATACGGATCCATACGGGGGAGAAGCCATTCCACTGCCATCTatgtgaaaaaaagtttgtccgGAGAGTTGAACTCAATGTGCATCTGCGGTGGCACAACGGGGAGAAAAGACACTGGTGCCCGTATTGTGGGAAAGGATTTTTAGACTACAACAACCTGAAAAGACACAAGTATATCCATACAGGAGAGAAACCACATTCTTGCCCACATTGCCCCAAACATTTTACGCAGTCTGGACACCTAAAAAAGCATGTTAAAAATGTACATAAAGTCAAATGA